The Pogona vitticeps strain Pit_001003342236 chromosome 3, PviZW2.1, whole genome shotgun sequence genome includes a window with the following:
- the IRS1 gene encoding insulin receptor substrate 1 produces MASPTDHNEGFFSDVRKVGYLRKPKSMHKRFFVLRAASESGPARLEYYENEKKWRHKSGAPKRSIPLESCFNINKRADSKNKHLVALYTKDEHFAVAADSEPEQESWYQALLQLHNRAKSHHHQHHHHHHHHGDVMVGGGSLGMGEAGEDNYGDVAPGPAFKEVWQVILKPKGLGQTKNLIGIYRLCLTNKTISFVKLNSDAAAVVLQLLNIRRCGHSENFFFIEVGRSAVTGPGEFWMQVDDSVVAQNMHETILEAMRAMSEEFRPRSKSQSSSNCSNPISVPLRSRHHINNPPPSQVGLSRRSRTESVTATSPAGSGVGGGGGTGGKPSSFRVRASSDGEGTMSRPASVDGSPVSPSASRTHLHRHRGSSRLHPPLNHSRSIPMPSSRCSPSATSPVSLSSSSTSGHGSTSDCLFPRRSSASVSGSPSDGGFISSDEYGSSPCDFRNSFRSVTPDSLGHTPPARGEEELSNYICMGGKTASSCCSITAPNGHFTPRACHPQQQNRYPGASCCSRLGSEDLGDLEKGFRKRTHSAGTSPTISHQKTPSQSSVASIEEYTEMLPSYSCGGGGGGGGGRLSSYRHSAFVPTHSYPEECLEMQRAEGNHHRTNSTPHTDDGYMPMLPGVAPVPSGGSTPKGGDYMPMSPKSVSAPQQIINPGRGGRHVQAMVDSNGYMMMSPSGSCSPDSGPTGYSKLWMNGANHHPKLSVESNEGKLPSGGSDYINMSPASGSATSTPPDCYFTSSGPPGPEETSVQGPSQSYHKPIYSYFSLPRSFKHMHRRRGEEGNAQMRMSFSSGRLLYAAAEDSSSSTSSDSLGGPGVQEGSGYPVPTQTQPLQPTPSSVDTSVRTKSHLARPTRLSLGGPKASTLPRAREQLPEPKSPGEYVNIEFRQPTSPLPHGDVGSGSEEYMNMDWRAVCPASLASMQQSRGRIAPTGGRDYMSMQLGSEGQYVVCGHTPSPSPPAVLLSYGDLRMGRGRQEKSPPPMGLPSAHPQPQLGELAAVLPHSCSSSMIGGPGMSSAFTHISLSPSHSTQSAKVIRADPQGGRRRHSSETFSSSTTPSSSLGASALPHGPGGAPEDAKRHSSASFENVWLKPASGEVGATSSHGVRKEQAGGGVENGLNYIDLDLVKDLNHRQHHHRLHPQESTSLLGVKQSATQQHQPPKSPNQNCGSSHLSDELSAYASISFHKPEDIQ; encoded by the coding sequence ATGGCGAGCCCCACGGATCATAACGAGGGCTTCTTCTCGGATGTCAGGAAGGTGGGTTACTTGCGCAAACCCAAAAGCATGCATAAGCGCTTCTTCGTGCTGAGGGCAGCCAGCGAGTCGGGGCCCGCCCGGCTGGAGTACTACGAGAATGAAAAGAAATGGAGACACAAGTCGGGAGCCCCCAAACGCTCTATCCCGCTGGAGAGCTGCTTCAACATCAACAAGAGGGCAGACTCCAAAAATAAGCATCTGGTGGCTCTCTATACCAAGGATGAGCACTTTGCTGTCGCTGCTGACAGTGAGCCTGAGCAAGAGAGCTGGTACCAGGCGCTGCTACAGCTGCACAACCGGGCCAAGAGTCATCAccatcagcaccaccaccaccaccaccaccatggggATGTCATGGTGGGAGGTGGGAGTCTTGGAATGGGAGAGGCAGGGGAGGATAACTATGGAGACGTGGCTCCTGGTCCAGCATTCAAAGAAGTTTGGCAAGTGATCCTGAAACCCAAGGGTCTGGGCCAGACTAAGAACCTGATTGGCATATACCGCCTGTGCCTAACCAACAAGACCATCAGTTTTGTCAAGCTGAACTCCGATGCAGCAGCTGTCGTGTTGCAGCTGCTCAACATCCGGCGATGTGGCCACTCAGAGAACTTCTTCTTCATTGAGGTGGGCCGCTCTGCAGTCACTGGGCCAGGTGAGTTCTGGATGCAGGTAGATGACTCAGTAGTAGCACAGAATATGCATGAGACTATTTTGGAGGCCATGCGGGCCATGAGTGAGGAGTTTCGGCCCCGGAGCAAAAGCCAGTCTTCTTCCAACTGCTCCAATCCCATATCTGTGCCTCTCCGCAGCAGGCATCACATTAACAACCCACCACCCAGTCAGGTGGGGCTCAGCCGTAGGTCCAGGACTGAAAGCGTGACTGCCACATCGCCTGCTGGTAGTGGAgtgggaggtggaggagggacagGGGGCAAGCCCAGTTCTTTCCGGGTCAGAGCCTCCAGTGATGGAGAAGGAACCATGTCCAGGCCAGCTTCAGTGGATGGCAGTCCAGTGAGTCCAAGTGCCAGCCGGACCCATTTGCACCGGCATCGTGGCAGTTCCAGGCTTCATCCTCCTCTCAACCATAGCCGCTCCATCCCAATGCCTTCCTCCCGCTGTTCTCCATCTGCTACAAGCCCTGTCAGCCTGTCATCCAGTAGTACCAGTGGGCATGGCTCCACCTCTGACTGCCTCTTTCCACGTCGCTCCAGTGCTTCAGTCTCTGGCTCTCCAAGTGATGGGGGCTTCATCTCCTCTGATGAATATGGATCTAGCCCCTGCGACTTCCGCAACTCCTTTCGCAGTGTTACCCCTGATTCCCTGGGACACACCCCACCTGCCCGGGGGGAAGAGGAACTCAGCAACTACATATGTATGGGAGGCAAGACAGCCTCGTCCTGCTGCAGTATCACAGCTCCTAATGGTCATTTCACTCCCCGCGCTTGCCATCCTCAGCAGCAAAACCGCTATCCTGGTGCCTCGTGCTGCTCCCGGCTTGGTAGTGAGGATCTGGGTGATCTGGAGAAAGGCTTCAGGAAGCGGACACATTCAGCAGGTACCTCCCCTACCATCTCCCACCAGAAGACTCCCTCGCAGTCCTCAGTGGCTTCCATTGAAGAGTATACCGAAATGCTCCCCTCGTAttcctgtggtggtggtggtggtggtggtggtggcaggctCTCTTCTTATCGACATTCTGCTTTTGTGCCAACACATTCATACCCTGAGGAATGTCTAGAGATGCAGCGGGCAGAGGGCAACCACCACCGGACCAACTCTACCCCACACACGGATGATGGCTATATGCCAATGTTGCCAGGAGTGGCACCTGTCCCCAGTGGTGGCAGTACTCCTAAAGGTGGGGATTATATGCCCATGAGTCCTAAGAGTGTGTCTGCCCCACAGCAGATCATCAACCCTGGGAGAGGAGGGCGGCACGTGCAAGCCATGGTTGACTCCAACGGCTACATGATGATGTCTCCAAGTGGCAGTTGCTCTCCAGACAGCGGTCCCACTGGGTACAGCAAGCTATGGATGAATGGTGCTAATCATCATCCCAAACTCTCAGTGGAGAGCAATGAGGGGAAGCTGCCAAGTGGTGGCAGTGATTACATCAACATGTCTCCAGCCAGTGGTTCTGCTACCAGCACCCCTCCAGATTGCTATTTCACCAGCTCAGGACCCCCAGGCCCGGAAGAGACATCTGTGCAGGGTCCCAGCCAGTCATACCACAAGCCCATCTACTCCTATTTTTCCCTGCCCCGTTCCTTCAAACACATGCACcgcaggaggggggaggagggaaatgcCCAGATGCGCATGTCCTTCAGCTCTGGCCGTTTACTGTATGCTGCCGCCGAGGACTCTTCTTCCTCTACTAGCAGTGATAGCCTGGGCGGACCAGGGGTACAAGAGGGTAGCGGGTATCCAGTTCCCACCCAAACACAGCCGTTGCAGCCCACTCCCTCTTCTGTGGACACATCTGTGAGGACTAAGAGCCATCTGGCCAGACCGACCCGTCTGTCTTTGGGTGGCCCAAAAGCCAGCACCTTGCCTCGTGCTCGGGAACAGCTCCCAGAGCCTAAAAGCCCTGGTGAGTACGTGAACATTGAATTTAGGCAACCAACTTCCCCGTTGCCCCATGGAGATGTTGGCTCTGGTTCAGAGGAGTATATGAATATGGATTGGAGGGCTGTCTGCCCGGCTAGTTTGGCATCGATGCAGCAGAGCCGGGGCAGGATTGCCCCCACCGGTGGCAGAGACTACATGAGCATGCAGCTGGGCAGTGAGGGGCAGTATGTCGTCTGTGGCCacactccctctccttcccctccagcCGTCCTGCTCAGCTATGGTGACTTGAGGATGGGACGTGGGAGACAAGAGAAAAGCCCACCACCTATGGGTCTGCCTTCCGCCCACCCTCAGCCTCAGCTGGGTGAACTGGCCGCAGTCTTACCCCACTCCTGCTCTTCTTCCATGATTGGGGGCCCAGGGATGAGCAGCGCTTTTACCCACATCAGCCTCAGCCCTAGCCATAGCACCCAGAGTGCCAAAGTGATCCGAGCTGATCCACAGGGAGGCCGACGTCGTCACAGTTCTGAAACATTTTCTTCCTCAACCACCCCAAGCAGCAGCCTTGGAGCCTCAGCTCTACCCCATGGACCAGGAGGGGCTCCTGAGGATGCAAAGCGCCACAGCTCAGCCTCTTTTGAAAACGTTTGGCTGAAGCCTGcatctggggaggtgggggcCACCTCCAGCCATGGTGTCAGGAAAGAGCAGGCTGGGGGAGGTGTTGAAAATGGGCTCAATTACATCGACCTGGACTTGGTGAAGGATCTTAATCACCGCCAACATCACCACCGCCTTCATCCTCAGGAGAGTACTTCTCTGCTCGGGGTCAAGCAGTCTGCAACACAGCAGCATCAGCCACCTAAATCTCCAAATCAAAATTGTGGGAGTAGCCATTTGAGTGATGAATTAAGTGCATATGCCAGCATTAGCTTCCACAAGCCGGAGGACATCCAGTAG